One window of Bacteroidota bacterium genomic DNA carries:
- a CDS encoding DUF4270 family protein, whose amino-acid sequence MRFLKNIQTLLLNNLKHLTSFALASLFLFVISCDDPDLYELTSPKGNNLFDYNYTDTTTVKLKTIREDSIRSDEFTKDLIGAYSDAIIGKVKASVFANLRLPNTEVNWGDSPEFDSIIINIKYSAKDDYFGNINDEVTFNVYEVTDSIFQDSIYYSNTNIKYNSLKIGSFNGKLNPTDSTSISFALSQDFGKKIFNASKDILSDNELFSEFLNGIAIIPEYPVSDGGSIVYFLLNDDSSNITVYYNDSLNYKFQFNNYSARISKFEHDYAGTDIETQLQNPQSFYDEVYLQPLSGVKLQVDLPYLKNLIDSGMVVIHKAELIFNVSAGYSYNENLSNSLLFLGVDDENNYTTIPDRLEDHYGGYLQDENHYSFVITRYVQQLLKLYQDDPNYFQDYTLNLIVPSDNPISANPVVIRQFNSQGNQDVKLKISFTKL is encoded by the coding sequence ATGAGATTTTTGAAAAATATACAGACTTTATTATTAAATAATCTTAAACACCTTACATCTTTTGCATTAGCATCATTATTTCTTTTTGTCATTTCTTGTGATGACCCTGATTTATATGAACTTACTTCCCCAAAAGGGAATAATTTATTTGATTATAATTATACTGATACAACAACTGTAAAATTAAAAACAATTCGTGAAGATTCTATACGTTCCGATGAATTTACTAAAGACCTTATCGGTGCTTATTCAGATGCAATTATTGGGAAAGTAAAAGCATCTGTTTTTGCTAATTTGAGACTTCCAAATACTGAAGTTAACTGGGGAGATTCTCCTGAATTTGATTCTATTATCATTAATATTAAATATTCAGCTAAGGATGATTATTTTGGAAATATCAATGATGAAGTTACCTTTAATGTGTATGAAGTTACAGATAGTATTTTCCAAGATAGTATATATTATTCTAATACAAATATTAAATATAATTCTCTTAAAATAGGTAGCTTTAATGGAAAGCTAAACCCAACGGATTCAACTTCAATTTCATTTGCTTTATCACAGGATTTTGGAAAAAAGATTTTTAATGCTTCTAAAGATATTCTTTCAGACAATGAACTTTTTTCTGAATTTTTGAATGGAATTGCAATAATACCTGAATATCCTGTAAGCGATGGAGGTTCGATTGTTTATTTTTTATTAAATGATGATTCTTCAAATATTACTGTTTATTACAATGATTCATTAAATTATAAATTTCAGTTCAACAATTATTCAGCAAGGATAAGCAAGTTTGAACATGATTATGCAGGAACAGATATTGAAACTCAACTACAAAACCCACAAAGTTTTTATGATGAAGTATATTTACAACCATTGTCAGGAGTAAAGCTTCAAGTAGATTTGCCATATTTGAAAAATCTAATTGACTCAGGGATGGTAGTAATTCATAAAGCTGAATTGATTTTTAATGTTTCAGCAGGATATTCCTATAATGAAAATCTGTCAAACTCCTTATTATTTCTTGGTGTGGATGATGAAAATAATTATACAACAATTCCCGATAGGTTAGAAGATCATTACGGAGGTTATTTACAAGATGAAAATCATTATTCTTTTGTGATAACAAGGTACGTTCAGCAATTATTAAAATTATATCAGGATGATCCGAATTATTTTCAGGATTATACTTTAAACCTGATTGTTCCATCAGACAATCCGATTTCTGCAAATCCTGTAGTAATCAGACAATTTAACAGTCAGGGAAATCAGGATGTGAAGCTTAAGATTTCTTTTACAAAACTTTAA
- the panC gene encoding pantoate--beta-alanine ligase, with translation MIKVIKNKIEIQETVKLLKENGKVTGFVPTMGALHAGHISLIEKCKSENDITIASIFVNPAQFNEKKDFNKYPRTVDEDIKMLEKVGCDIVFVPKKNEIYPKGNIDLVKIDLSGLDDKLEGKHRPGHFDGVVTIVKTLFDCIAPHRAYFGQKDFQQLLVIKRLVEKMNFNIEIVSCPIVRDKDGLAMSSRNRLLKIAERKIAPQIYESLKKAEKLLNYKFVDEIKILAKNYLEKNDFIEFEYFEIMDAEKFTQVKSVNQTKNIVICTAVRIGKIRLIDNIIIK, from the coding sequence TTGATTAAGGTTATAAAAAACAAAATTGAGATTCAGGAAACAGTAAAATTACTGAAAGAAAATGGGAAAGTTACCGGTTTTGTTCCTACAATGGGGGCATTACATGCAGGACATATTTCATTAATTGAAAAATGCAAAAGTGAAAATGATATTACAATTGCAAGTATTTTTGTAAATCCTGCCCAATTTAATGAAAAAAAAGATTTCAATAAATATCCAAGAACAGTAGATGAGGACATTAAAATGCTGGAAAAAGTAGGATGTGATATTGTTTTTGTCCCAAAGAAAAATGAAATTTATCCTAAAGGAAATATTGATTTAGTAAAAATTGACCTTAGTGGATTGGATGATAAACTTGAAGGAAAGCATCGCCCGGGACATTTTGATGGAGTAGTTACTATTGTAAAAACACTTTTTGACTGCATAGCTCCACATAGAGCCTATTTTGGACAAAAAGATTTTCAGCAATTACTTGTTATAAAACGATTAGTTGAGAAGATGAATTTTAACATTGAAATTGTTAGCTGTCCAATTGTAAGAGACAAAGATGGACTTGCAATGAGTTCAAGAAACAGATTGTTAAAAATCGCTGAGAGAAAAATAGCACCACAGATTTACGAAAGCTTAAAAAAGGCAGAAAAATTACTCAACTATAAATTCGTTGATGAAATAAAAATATTAGCAAAAAACTATTTAGAAAAAAATGATTTTATTGAGTTTGAATATTTTGAAATAATGGATGCTGAAAAATTTACACAAGTAAAATCTGTAAATCAAACAAAAAATATCGTTATTTGCACCGCAGTTAGAATAGGCAAAATAAGATTGATTGACAATATAATTATAAAATAA
- a CDS encoding class I SAM-dependent methyltransferase, giving the protein MKKLLRLMIPKSIRNEIKNYFLHLINTNGALSQINAIEVSNQNIKKKINSQNVLLSSHLPDILIKNDEVENKLKSFKEQYKISDKLNTNISKNDVMFHYSLFHLENMSNSYYDYLMNGLNAFNLVNKLIEHKFGNISNINSFLDFASGYGRLCRFLVLKLDPKKVWVSDIKTKSIVFQQKEFGVNGVESSFNPNDFKPKQKFDFIYVGSLFTHLPDDVFYQWLQTLYNLLTDKGVLAFTIHDVSLFNGEIPEGFLYSSTSEDAMFTEIDDSLKDSEPYGVCYASEQYVQNQILKLGLKKQNYLRYKKALANLQDLYVVTKERDAFDNSLDFTNFP; this is encoded by the coding sequence ATGAAAAAATTGTTGAGATTGATGATTCCAAAGTCAATTCGTAATGAAATTAAAAATTATTTTCTTCATCTAATTAATACTAATGGTGCGTTATCACAAATTAATGCTATTGAAGTTAGTAATCAAAATATTAAAAAAAAAATAAATAGCCAGAATGTCCTTTTAAGTAGTCATTTACCCGATATTTTAATTAAAAATGATGAGGTTGAAAATAAATTGAAATCTTTTAAAGAACAGTATAAAATATCAGATAAGTTAAATACTAATATTTCTAAAAATGATGTAATGTTTCATTACTCATTATTCCATCTTGAAAATATGAGTAATAGTTATTATGATTATTTGATGAATGGATTAAATGCTTTTAATCTTGTAAACAAACTAATTGAGCATAAATTCGGAAATATTTCCAATATTAACTCATTCTTAGATTTTGCCTCAGGTTATGGTAGGCTTTGCCGTTTTTTAGTTTTAAAATTAGACCCGAAAAAAGTTTGGGTGTCTGATATTAAAACCAAATCAATTGTATTTCAGCAAAAAGAATTTGGTGTTAATGGAGTAGAATCATCATTTAATCCGAATGATTTTAAACCAAAACAAAAGTTTGATTTTATTTATGTAGGATCACTTTTTACTCATCTTCCTGATGACGTTTTTTATCAATGGTTACAAACACTTTATAATTTACTTACAGATAAAGGAGTTCTTGCATTTACTATTCATGATGTAAGTTTGTTTAACGGTGAAATTCCAGAAGGATTTCTTTATTCTTCAACTAGTGAAGATGCTATGTTTACTGAAATTGATGATAGCCTTAAAGATTCTGAACCTTATGGTGTATGTTATGCATCAGAGCAATATGTTCAGAATCAAATCCTTAAATTAGGACTAAAAAAGCAAAACTATTTGAGATATAAAAAAGCTCTTGCTAATTTACAAGATTTATATGTTGTTACTAAGGAAAGAGATGCATTTGACAACAGCCTTGATTTTACTAATTTTCCTTAA
- a CDS encoding glycosyltransferase family 2 protein: MKKKLSINKTKTNELKKQIGSLKQDAKYLKKYIQSLLQTIKYNEDRIAEMENSKFWKVRNIYFKIKYVLFSTRYVREEDMKFFRKIRFLMSSSGKKIIRKFFLKIFKNLYLLLEEKPVTIVIGNVLSETTEKDPYKLWLNNNAPREIDFKEFKGNISYFKFQPAISIILPVFDPDVELFQKTLLSVIDQIYPNWELCIADDKSVNPEIRKTIEKFALKDRRIKFTFRAKNGNISECSNSAMELASGEFIAFLDHDDLLTRDALYHVVKEINKDKNVDLIYSDEDKIDSSSNLSEPHFKPDWCPDSFLSRNYINHFVVLRKKIVDKIGHFRIGFEGSQDYDLLLRFTEKSQKIKHIARILYHWRKHRDSVSERFDAKPKAFIAAEKAIKDALERRKEKANVKLIQGLPGIYNIRYKIKNKKKVSIIIPSKNKSDILNKCISSIITKSTYDNYEIIVINNNSTEKKFFDLTKKYKKQQNGKFNCYDNNDAFNFSKLMNFGVSKASGDYILLLNNDTEVITKDWIEAMVEQVQRDSIGAVGAKLLFPNDTIQHAGVVIGLGDVAGHTFIGKHKDDNGYFNYIKSINNYSALTAACLMVKKSVYYDVGGFDEDLQVEFNDTDFCLKLLDKGYYNVYLPHINLYHYESLSRGHPKATIESEKRHNTEIAIFKAKWQKYIDFDPCYSPNLSKDVTDFQLNV; this comes from the coding sequence ATGAAAAAAAAGCTTTCAATAAATAAGACAAAAACAAATGAGCTAAAGAAACAAATTGGGTCATTAAAACAGGATGCAAAATATTTAAAAAAATATATTCAATCACTTTTGCAAACAATTAAATATAATGAAGATAGGATTGCTGAAATGGAAAACAGCAAATTCTGGAAAGTTCGAAATATTTATTTTAAAATAAAATATGTTCTGTTTTCCACAAGGTATGTTCGTGAAGAGGATATGAAATTTTTTCGTAAAATCCGATTTTTGATGTCTTCATCAGGCAAAAAAATAATTAGGAAGTTCTTTTTAAAAATTTTTAAAAATTTATATCTCTTACTGGAAGAAAAACCTGTTACAATTGTAATAGGAAATGTTTTGTCTGAAACAACTGAAAAAGATCCTTATAAATTGTGGCTAAATAATAATGCACCAAGGGAAATAGATTTTAAAGAATTTAAAGGGAATATTAGTTATTTTAAATTTCAACCGGCAATAAGTATTATTTTACCCGTATTTGATCCTGACGTTGAATTATTTCAAAAAACACTTCTATCAGTAATTGATCAAATCTATCCAAATTGGGAACTATGCATTGCTGATGACAAATCAGTAAACCCTGAGATTAGAAAAACAATTGAAAAGTTTGCATTAAAAGACAGAAGAATAAAATTTACTTTCAGAGCAAAGAATGGGAATATCTCAGAATGCTCAAACTCAGCAATGGAACTTGCTTCGGGTGAATTTATTGCTTTTCTTGACCATGACGATTTACTTACAAGAGATGCGTTATACCATGTAGTTAAAGAAATAAATAAAGATAAGAATGTTGACTTGATATATTCTGATGAAGATAAAATTGACAGTTCTTCTAACTTATCTGAACCACATTTTAAACCGGATTGGTGTCCTGATAGTTTTTTATCTCGTAATTATATAAATCATTTTGTTGTTCTTAGAAAAAAGATTGTTGACAAAATTGGTCATTTCCGAATTGGATTTGAAGGAAGTCAAGATTATGATTTATTATTAAGATTTACAGAAAAAAGTCAAAAAATAAAACATATTGCCAGAATATTATATCATTGGAGAAAACATAGAGACTCTGTTTCAGAAAGATTTGATGCAAAACCTAAAGCATTTATTGCTGCAGAAAAAGCTATTAAAGATGCTTTAGAAAGAAGAAAAGAAAAAGCAAACGTAAAATTAATTCAAGGTTTGCCGGGTATTTATAACATTCGTTATAAAATTAAAAATAAAAAGAAAGTTAGCATAATTATTCCTTCAAAAAACAAAAGTGATATTCTTAACAAATGTATTTCCTCAATTATTACAAAATCAACTTACGATAATTATGAAATAATTGTAATAAACAACAACAGTACTGAAAAGAAATTTTTTGATTTAACAAAGAAGTATAAAAAACAACAAAACGGAAAGTTCAATTGTTATGATAATAATGATGCATTTAATTTTTCAAAACTCATGAATTTTGGTGTGTCAAAAGCTAGCGGTGATTATATTTTGCTTCTTAATAATGATACGGAAGTGATAACAAAAGATTGGATAGAAGCTATGGTAGAACAAGTTCAACGTGATTCTATTGGAGCTGTTGGTGCAAAATTGCTTTTCCCAAATGACACAATTCAACACGCAGGAGTAGTTATTGGCTTGGGAGATGTTGCAGGACATACTTTTATTGGAAAACATAAAGATGACAATGGTTATTTTAATTATATAAAATCAATTAATAATTATTCGGCATTAACCGCTGCATGCCTAATGGTTAAAAAATCCGTTTATTATGATGTAGGTGGTTTTGATGAAGATTTGCAGGTAGAATTTAATGATACTGATTTTTGTCTTAAGCTTTTAGACAAAGGATATTACAATGTTTATCTACCACATATAAATTTATATCATTACGAATCACTTTCAAGAGGTCATCCTAAGGCAACAATAGAATCTGAAAAAAGACATAATACTGAAATAGCAATATTCAAAGCAAAATGGCAAAAATATATTGATTTTGACCCTTGTTACAGCCCGAATTTAAGTAAGGATGTTACAGACTTTCAATTGAATGTTTAG
- the glmS gene encoding glutamine--fructose-6-phosphate transaminase (isomerizing) — protein sequence MCGIVAYIGNKEVSPILLKGLQRLEYRGYDSAGIAILNDNLNIYKVAGKVDDLREYIETKDTKGTIGIGHTRWATHGEPNQINAHPHFSESKDLALIHNGIIENYDTIKTELINRGHKFVGETDTEVLVHLIDNIKKNENVSLDEAVRYALTKVVGAYAIVVISKSDPDMLVAARKGSPLVLGLGENEFFLASDATPIIDHTRNVIYIKENEIAILTRTGYTIKTLENEIQTPYIQELNVSLEALEKEGYEHFMLKEINEQPTSVRDSFRGRLKASEGIIKLGGISDYLNQLKNIKRVVITACGTSWHAGLIGEYLIEELVRIPVEVEYGSEFRYREPVLFEDDLLLAISQSGETADTLAAIQLAKQKIPTVFGICNVVGSSISRETDAGVYTHAGPEIGVASTKAFTTQITVLALVALQWANQRGTITASRYRELINEMETIPEKIKEILKIDKEIEKIAEKFKNVKNFLYLGRGYNFPVALEGALKLKEISYIHAEGYPAAEMKHGPIALIDEEMPVVVIATNKKHYEKIVSNIQEVKARKGVIIAIVRKGDKVISKLADYIIEVPETEEIFSSMLSVVPLQLLAYHIAVMRGCNVDQPRNLAKSVTVE from the coding sequence ATGTGTGGAATAGTAGCGTATATTGGAAACAAAGAAGTTTCTCCAATTTTATTGAAAGGACTACAACGCCTTGAATACAGAGGATATGACAGTGCAGGGATTGCAATATTGAACGACAATCTGAATATATATAAAGTTGCTGGAAAAGTTGATGACCTTAGAGAATATATTGAAACAAAAGACACAAAAGGTACAATTGGCATCGGTCATACACGATGGGCAACACATGGTGAGCCTAATCAAATAAATGCTCATCCACATTTCTCAGAGAGTAAGGACCTTGCTTTGATTCATAATGGAATTATTGAAAATTATGATACTATAAAAACAGAGCTTATCAATAGAGGGCATAAATTTGTTGGGGAAACGGATACAGAGGTATTAGTTCATCTTATTGATAACATCAAAAAAAATGAAAATGTTTCACTTGATGAGGCAGTTAGATATGCACTAACGAAAGTTGTAGGTGCTTATGCAATAGTTGTTATCTCAAAATCTGACCCTGATATGTTGGTTGCTGCCAGAAAAGGAAGTCCACTTGTTTTAGGACTTGGAGAAAATGAATTTTTTTTAGCTTCAGATGCTACACCAATTATTGACCATACCAGAAATGTGATTTATATAAAAGAGAATGAAATTGCAATACTTACTCGTACTGGATACACAATAAAAACTCTTGAAAACGAAATACAAACACCTTACATTCAGGAGCTTAATGTGAGCTTGGAAGCTTTGGAAAAAGAAGGATATGAACATTTTATGCTCAAAGAAATTAATGAGCAACCAACTTCTGTTCGTGATAGTTTTAGAGGAAGGCTCAAAGCTAGTGAAGGTATTATAAAATTAGGTGGGATTTCAGATTATTTAAATCAATTAAAAAATATAAAACGTGTTGTTATTACGGCATGTGGTACATCATGGCATGCAGGTTTAATTGGTGAATATCTCATTGAAGAGTTAGTACGTATTCCTGTTGAAGTGGAATATGGCTCGGAATTCAGATATCGTGAACCTGTTTTATTTGAAGATGATTTGCTTTTAGCAATATCTCAATCGGGAGAAACTGCCGATACTCTTGCTGCAATTCAATTAGCAAAACAAAAAATACCTACTGTTTTTGGAATTTGTAATGTTGTAGGTTCATCTATTTCTAGAGAAACAGATGCAGGTGTTTACACTCATGCAGGTCCCGAAATTGGAGTTGCTTCTACCAAAGCTTTTACAACTCAAATTACTGTATTGGCACTAGTTGCTTTGCAATGGGCAAATCAAAGAGGAACAATTACAGCTTCTCGCTACAGGGAATTAATTAATGAAATGGAAACAATTCCTGAGAAAATTAAAGAAATTTTAAAAATTGATAAAGAAATTGAAAAGATAGCCGAAAAATTTAAGAACGTTAAAAATTTCCTTTATCTAGGGCGTGGTTATAATTTCCCTGTTGCTCTTGAAGGTGCACTGAAATTAAAAGAAATTTCATACATTCATGCCGAAGGTTATCCTGCTGCTGAAATGAAACATGGACCTATTGCTCTTATTGATGAGGAAATGCCGGTTGTTGTTATAGCAACAAACAAAAAACACTACGAAAAAATTGTTTCAAATATTCAAGAAGTAAAAGCACGTAAAGGAGTAATAATAGCTATTGTGAGAAAAGGAGATAAGGTAATAAGTAAACTTGCTGATTATATTATTGAAGTTCCTGAAACAGAAGAAATATTTTCATCTATGCTATCTGTAGTCCCGTTGCAATTACTTGCATATCATATTGCTGTAATGCGCGGATGTAATGTTGATCAGCCAAGAAATCTTGCAAAATCAGTTACTGTGGAATAG
- the panD gene encoding aspartate 1-decarboxylase: protein MFIEVLKSKIHRVKVTEADLNYIGSITIDEDLIEKVGIIPNEKVQVLNLENGERFETYVIKGMKGSGVIGLNGPAAFKGKVGDIVIIVSYASIEVEKAKDFEPQIIIPQPDKSTIN, encoded by the coding sequence ATGTTTATTGAAGTTTTAAAATCAAAAATACACCGAGTAAAAGTTACCGAAGCCGATTTGAATTATATAGGAAGCATTACAATTGATGAAGATTTAATTGAAAAAGTTGGAATTATTCCTAACGAGAAAGTACAAGTACTAAACCTCGAAAACGGAGAAAGGTTTGAAACTTATGTAATAAAAGGAATGAAAGGAAGCGGGGTTATAGGATTAAATGGACCTGCGGCTTTTAAAGGAAAGGTTGGAGATATAGTTATTATTGTCTCCTATGCTTCAATTGAAGTTGAAAAAGCCAAAGATTTTGAACCCCAGATAATTATTCCTCAACCTGATAAATCTACTATAAATTGA
- a CDS encoding glycogen/starch synthase has translation MAKKKILLVSHEMAPFTDLSEMSEFVKGLAIQLKKNSAEVRIFLPKLGTIKERKHRLHEVIRLSGLNIIIGRDNNPMIIKVASLQSAKVQVYFLDNDDFYKRKFFMKNKTGKYYDDNDKRIIFFNKGVLELLDKLGWIPDVIHCEGWMSSLIPYYARTVFKNEPALKNIKILYSIKNNKTNQQLGEGFEKLAHIDTSKDKNLKFLTNPKISELYKVGLNYADEILVNPENETKEINEFIKKSGKKVFDTSKLKENEIFEKYTDFIIK, from the coding sequence ATGGCAAAGAAAAAAATTCTATTAGTTAGCCATGAAATGGCACCATTTACTGATTTATCTGAAATGTCGGAATTTGTTAAAGGTTTAGCAATTCAATTGAAAAAAAACAGTGCGGAAGTAAGGATTTTTCTGCCCAAATTAGGCACAATTAAAGAAAGAAAACATAGATTACATGAGGTTATTAGGTTATCCGGTTTAAATATAATAATAGGTAGAGATAACAATCCAATGATTATAAAAGTTGCTTCTTTGCAATCTGCAAAAGTTCAAGTATATTTCCTTGATAATGATGATTTTTATAAACGCAAATTTTTTATGAAAAATAAAACAGGTAAATACTATGATGATAATGACAAAAGAATCATCTTTTTTAATAAAGGAGTTCTTGAATTATTAGATAAGCTTGGATGGATACCTGATGTAATTCATTGTGAAGGTTGGATGAGTAGTTTAATTCCATATTATGCAAGAACAGTATTTAAAAATGAACCTGCTTTAAAAAACATAAAAATTTTATATTCTATAAAGAATAACAAAACAAATCAACAGTTAGGTGAAGGTTTTGAGAAACTTGCTCATATTGATACTTCAAAGGATAAAAACTTGAAATTTCTGACTAATCCAAAAATATCAGAACTTTATAAAGTTGGCTTGAATTATGCGGATGAGATTTTGGTTAATCCGGAAAATGAAACAAAAGAGATTAATGAATTCATAAAAAAATCAGGCAAAAAAGTATTTGACACCAGTAAACTAAAAGAGAATGAGATTTTTGAAAAATATACAGACTTTATTATTAAATAA
- a CDS encoding lysylphosphatidylglycerol synthase transmembrane domain-containing protein, with the protein MKLFLKVFKYLLFLSFGVLIFWLVYRKQPVEDILEGLKTANYSWIIIALSIALTGHLSRAMRWKIIIKPLGKNIRTLNSFVAVMIGYLANLALPRMGEVTKCVILNRTDKLPINKLLGTVLVERVVDFIGLLILTFIAVVIEFSKIKDILYNSYHYYKEQYENLFSYTSIGLAIFIIVAFIATLILIKKSKRNFKQHPLYLKIRELIAGFWSGIKTIKKMDRRGAFIFHTVYIWVTYFLMTYLVFFSIEATSHLDAAAGLFVLTIGSLGFIMPVQGGIGTYHFAAEKALKVFNIGHEDASLFALIAHSSQTIMIILVGGISFMIFYFIQRNAKHGQLSKN; encoded by the coding sequence TTGAAATTATTTCTGAAAGTATTTAAATACCTGCTATTTTTATCCTTCGGGGTTTTAATATTTTGGCTTGTTTACCGCAAACAACCCGTTGAAGACATCCTTGAAGGATTAAAAACTGCAAATTATTCATGGATAATAATTGCTCTAAGTATTGCTTTAACAGGACATTTAAGTCGTGCAATGCGTTGGAAAATTATTATAAAACCACTTGGGAAAAATATTAGAACATTAAATAGCTTTGTTGCAGTGATGATTGGATATTTAGCAAATCTTGCATTACCACGAATGGGTGAAGTTACAAAATGTGTAATTCTTAACAGAACCGACAAACTCCCTATCAACAAATTGCTTGGAACTGTTTTGGTCGAAAGAGTAGTAGATTTTATAGGATTATTAATACTTACTTTTATTGCAGTTGTAATAGAATTTTCCAAAATTAAAGACATACTTTATAATTCTTATCACTATTACAAAGAGCAATATGAAAATCTCTTTAGCTACACAAGCATTGGATTAGCAATATTTATTATTGTAGCTTTTATTGCAACATTAATTCTAATTAAAAAATCTAAACGAAATTTCAAACAACATCCTTTGTATCTTAAAATACGTGAATTGATTGCAGGCTTTTGGTCAGGAATAAAAACCATAAAAAAAATGGATAGAAGAGGTGCTTTCATTTTCCATACAGTTTACATTTGGGTTACCTATTTTCTCATGACTTATCTTGTTTTCTTCTCAATAGAAGCAACTTCACATTTAGATGCTGCTGCCGGCTTATTTGTGCTAACTATTGGTAGCCTTGGATTTATCATGCCTGTTCAGGGAGGAATTGGAACCTATCACTTTGCCGCAGAAAAAGCTCTTAAAGTTTTTAACATAGGACATGAAGACGCTTCACTATTTGCTTTAATTGCCCATTCTTCACAAACGATTATGATTATCCTTGTTGGAGGAATCAGTTTTATGATTTTCTATTTTATTCAAAGAAATGCAAAACATGGACAGCTTTCAAAAAATTAA
- a CDS encoding class I SAM-dependent methyltransferase: protein MNIIFHLDKPIKNQILQIPLFTIQGWIAYKSKYKINNVNLINSEGKVLIPLLIQERPDVKKQYPKLTATGFYSNVKFSESLLSKNYFIEFSIGKKAKRFEIELPNLENIRIKFYEKKQNKLENIKSILKCPLCDSNKLDYTKDYIYCKSCNAQYDSSIKNYNFLHHKLKERENIVEIDDNISLEENISSHAYDEKAINFIEKYKDGLILDNGAGLRNIYYDNVINFEIEDYITTDVRGIGEKLPFLSSSFDAVFSLSVIEHVTNPIEYVKEIERVLKPNGEIYIVAPFLQPFHAYPNHYYNMTSEGLKHLFSKNIKISEINVPKSGLPIWLLSWFLNAYIDGLPNKEAEYFKTLKVSDLIDSPLSYLDKDFVTKLSSFATKQLACSNQLVGTKINDTH from the coding sequence ATGAATATTATTTTTCATTTAGATAAACCCATTAAAAATCAAATTCTACAAATTCCTTTGTTTACAATACAAGGTTGGATTGCTTATAAAAGTAAATATAAAATAAACAATGTAAACCTTATTAATTCTGAGGGTAAAGTGCTTATTCCATTACTGATACAAGAAAGACCTGATGTAAAAAAGCAGTATCCAAAATTAACTGCAACAGGTTTCTATTCCAATGTTAAATTTTCAGAATCTCTTTTGTCAAAAAATTACTTTATTGAGTTCAGTATTGGTAAAAAAGCAAAACGATTTGAAATAGAATTACCGAATCTTGAAAATATTAGAATAAAGTTTTATGAAAAAAAACAAAACAAACTTGAAAATATTAAGTCAATATTAAAATGTCCTCTTTGTGATTCAAATAAATTGGATTATACGAAAGATTACATTTATTGTAAAAGTTGTAATGCTCAGTACGATAGTAGTATAAAAAACTATAACTTTTTACATCACAAATTAAAAGAAAGAGAAAACATTGTTGAAATTGATGACAACATTTCGTTAGAAGAAAATATTTCATCTCATGCTTATGATGAAAAGGCTATAAATTTCATAGAAAAATATAAAGACGGTTTGATACTTGACAACGGTGCAGGTCTTAGAAATATTTATTATGACAATGTAATTAATTTTGAAATAGAAGATTACATTACAACAGATGTACGTGGAATAGGAGAAAAGTTACCGTTTTTATCATCTTCTTTTGATGCTGTTTTTTCGCTTTCAGTAATAGAACATGTAACCAATCCTATTGAATATGTAAAAGAAATAGAAAGAGTTTTAAAACCTAATGGAGAAATATATATTGTTGCACCATTTTTACAACCTTTTCATGCTTATCCCAATCATTATTACAATATGACATCAGAGGGTTTAAAACATTTGTTTTCAAAAAATATCAAAATATCAGAAATTAATGTTCCCAAATCGGGCTTGCCAATTTGGTTACTAAGCTGGTTTTTAAATGCCTACATTGATGGCTTGCCAAATAAAGAAGCAGAATATTTCAAAACATTAAAAGTATCGGATTTAATAGATTCACCACTATCTTATTTAGACAAGGATTTTGTAACAAAACTAAGTTCATTTGCAACTAAGCAATTAGCTTGTTCAAATCAATTAGTTGGCACAAAAATAAATGATACTCATTAA